From the genome of Ananas comosus cultivar F153 linkage group 16, ASM154086v1, whole genome shotgun sequence, one region includes:
- the LOC109722349 gene encoding RNA cytidine acetyltransferase 1-like isoform X2, producing MRKKVDDRIRTLIENGVKLRHRSMFIIVGDKSRDQIVNLNYMRSKAVVKSRPTVLWCYKEKLEISSHKKKRAKQIKKLMQRGLMDPEKADPFSLFLETADIKYCLYRESERILGNTFGMCILQDFEALTPNLLARTIETVEGGGLIVLLLRSLSSLTSLYTMVMDVHERFRTESHSQAATRFNERFLLSIATCKACVVMDDELNILPISSHIRSIKPVSVMEDPEGLSEGERELKDLKEQFREDFPVGPLIGKCCTLDQGKAVIDFLEAILDRTLRNTVALIAARGRGKSAALGLAVAGAVVAGYSNIFVTAPSPENLKTLFEFVCKGINALEYKEHLHYDVVKSTDSELKKATVQINVYKQHRQTIQYMKPHEHGKLSQVELLVIDEAAAIPLPIVKSLLGPYLVFLSSTVNGYEGTGRSLSLKLLQQLESQSQISMQSTDGPKSGRLFKKIELNESIRYASGDPIESWLNSLLCLDVAKSIPNISRLPNPRECDLYYVNRDTLFSYHKESEMFLQRMMALYVASHYKNSPNDLQLMADAPAHQLFVLLGPIDESKYQLPDILCVVQVCLEGQISRKSSMKSLSEGRQPFGDQIPWKFCEQFQDDVFPSLSGARIVRIAVHPNALGLGYGSTAVELLTRYYEGQMTKFAEVDEEKEEPKINVTEAAEKVSLLEENIKPRANLPPLLVHLHERPPEKLHYLGVSFGLTYDLFRFWRKHNFYPFYVGHIPSAVTGEHTCMVLKPLNNDEIEVSESTYCGFLAPFHQDFRQRFMRLLGTTFRTLDSKLARSILESKPGSTNHEPRSADMDGNFKKLRDLLSPYDMKRLEAYTSNRADYHTILDLMPTLAHQYFQEKLPVTLSPSQASVLFCMGLQNKDFSSLKVRIVELDQILLLLIKVMKRLFGYLYSVASNEIHATLPQLKEVEIAPEHETLDADLKAVVRKVMEKIKTYNEGNVNPEYLEQYAIVHREGDYEEAFQNEGKASSSGTLSAKSNRRKRDRPGKHKEMVKAKRKENDSDRGKLKKQKS from the exons ATGAGGAAGAAGGTGGACGATCGCATCCGAACCCTAATCGAGAATGGCGTCAAGCTCAGGCACCGCTCCATGTTCATCATCGTCGGCGACAAGTCCCGCGACCAG ATTGTGAATCTCAACTACATGCGCAGCAAGGCGGTTGTAAAATCTCGCCCTACAGTACTATGGTGCTATAAGGAGAAGCTTGAGATCAGCAG TCACAAGAAGAAACGAGCAAAGCAGATAAAGAAGCTGATGCAGCGAGGACTGATGGACCCTGAAAAAGCAGAtcccttttccctttttctGGAAACTGCTGATATAAAATATTGCTTGTATAGAGAATCAGAGAGAATTCTTGGAAATACATTTGGCATGTGCATCCTCCAG GACTTTGAGGCATTGACACCCAATCTCCTAGCAAGAACTATTGAGACTGTCGAGGGTGGTGGTTTGATAGTGCTCTTGCTTcgttctctttcttctcttacTAGTCTGTACACCATGGTCATG GATGTGCATGAGAGGTTTCGAACAGAGTCTCATTCGCAGGCTGCTACAAGGTTTAACGAGAGGTTCTTACTATCTATTGCGACATGCAAGGCCTGTGTTGTAATGGATGATGAGCTTAACATATTACCAATATCATCCCATATAAGATCAATTAAACCTGTATCAGTCATGGAG GATCCTGAGGGGTTATCTGAAGGGGAGCGGGAATTGAAGGATCTAAAGGAACAATTCCGTGAGGATTTCCCAGTTGGCCCTTTAATTGGAAAGTGTTGCACTTTGGATCAG GGGAAAGCTGTGATTGATTTTCTTGAAGCTATTTTGGATAGAACACTACGGAACACTGTTGCCTTAATTGCTGCTCGTGGGCGTGGGAAATCAGCTGCTCTGGGTCTAGCTGTTGCAGGAGCTGTTGTTGCAGG gtATTCGAATATTTTTGTAACTGCTCCCAGCCCAGAAAATCTCAAAACTCTATTTGAGTTTGTCTGCAAGGGAATTAATGCTTTGGAATACAAG GAGCATTTGCATTATGATGTGGTGAAGAGCACTGATTCAGAACTGAAGAAAGCAACGGTTCAAATAAATGTCTACAAACAACATCGCCAAACAATCCAG tatatgaaGCCGCATGAGCATGGAAAGCTTTCTCAAGTTGAGCTCCTTGTTATTGATGAAGCTGCAGCTATTCCATTGCCTATTGTAAAGTCCTTACTTGGACCATATCTGGTCTTCCTCTCATCAACTGTCAATGG CTATGAAGGGACGGGACGCTCCTTGTCTCTGAAGCTTCTCCAACAATTGGAATCACAAAGTCAGATATCTATGCAAAGTACCGATGGCCCCAAATCTG GTAGGCTCTTCAAGAAGATTGAATTGAATGAATCTATTAGATATGCCTCTGGCGATCCAATAGAGTCCTGGCTTAATAGTTTACTATGCTTGGATGTTGCCAAATCCATTCCAAATATTAGTAG ACTGCCTAATCCAAGAGAATGTGATCTCTACTATGTCAACCGAGATACACTTTTCTCATACCACAAAGAGAGTGAGATGTTTTTGCAG CGAATGATGGCTCTTTATGTTGCCTCGCACTACAAAAATTCACCGAATGATTTGCAGTTGATGGCTGATGCACCAGCCCACCAGCTGTTTGTATTGCTAG GTCCCATTGATGAGTCAAAATATCAGCTCCCAGATATTTTGTGTGTTGTTCAG GTTTGTCTTGAAGGACAAATATCACGAAAATCCTCTATGAAAAGTTTAAGTGAGGGTCGTCAACCTTTTGGTGACCAAATACCGTGGAAATTTTGTGAACAATTCCAAGATGATGTATTTCCAAGTCTTTCTGGAGCTCGAATAGTGCGAATTGCTGTCCATCCTAATGCCTTGGGG CTTGGATATGGCTCAACTGCTGTGGAGCTCTTAACAAG GTACTATGAGGGCCAAATGACGAAATTTGCGGAAGTTGATGAGGAGAAGGAAGAACCTAAAATTAATGTCACTGAAGCTGCAGAAAAG GTCTCTTTACTGGAAGAGAATATAAAGCCCAGAGCAaaccttcctcctcttcttgtGCATCTTCATGAACGCCCTCCTGAAAAGCTCCACTACCTTGGTGTTTCTTTTGGATTAACATATGATCTCTTTCGGTTTTGGAGGAAGCATAATTTTTATCCATTCTATGTTGGCCATATTCCA AGTGCTGTGACTGGTGAGCATACTTGCATGGTCCTGAAGCCATTGAATAACGATGAAATCGAAGTTAGTGAATCAACTTATTGTGGGTTTCTAGCTCCGTTTCATCAAG ATTTCAGACAAAGATTTATGCGGCTTCTGGGCACTACTTTTCGCACGCTTGATTCTAAACTTGCAAGGAG CATTTTGGAATCAAAGCCAGGTTCTACAAACCACGAACCCAGATCGGCTGACATGGATGGTAATTTTAAGAAACTGCGGGACCTATTGTCCCCGTATGACATGAAACGACTAGAGGCATATACCAGCAACCGTGCCGATTATCATACA ATTCTTGATCTTATGCCCACTCTAGCACATCAGTATTTCCAAGAAAAGCTTCCTGTAACATTATCGCCGTCCCAAGCCTCAGTTTTATTCTGCATGGGTCTGCAAAACAAAGACTTTTCTTCTCTCAAGGTCA GAATAGTGGAATTAGACCAGATCCTATTGTTACTCATCAAGGTGATGAAAAGGTTGTTTGGCTATCTCTACAGCGTTGCGTCAAATGAAATCCATGCAACTTTACCTCAACTTAAAGAA GTTGAAATTGCCCCTGAACATGAGACGTTGGATGCAGATCTCAAGGCAGTAGTAAGGAAAGTAATG gaaaagataaaaacatataATGAAGGTAATGTGAATCCGGAATACCTGGAGCAATATGCAATTGTACATAGAGAAGGTGACTATGAGGAGGCTTTTCAAAATGAAGGAAAGGCATCCTCAAGTGGGACACTTAGTGCGAAATCCAACAGGAGAAAGAGGGATCGAccaggaaagcataaggaaatggTTAAAgccaaaaggaaagaaaatgacAGTGACAGAGGGAAATTGAAGAAACAGAAATCCTGA
- the LOC109722349 gene encoding RNA cytidine acetyltransferase 1-like isoform X1 — MRKKVDDRIRTLIENGVKLRHRSMFIIVGDKSRDQIVNLNYMRSKAVVKSRPTVLWCYKEKLEISSHKKKRAKQIKKLMQRGLMDPEKADPFSLFLETADIKYCLYRESERILGNTFGMCILQDFEALTPNLLARTIETVEGGGLIVLLLRSLSSLTSLYTMVMDVHERFRTESHSQAATRFNERFLLSIATCKACVVMDDELNILPISSHIRSIKPVSVMEDPEGLSEGERELKDLKEQFREDFPVGPLIGKCCTLDQGKAVIDFLEAILDRTLRNTVALIAARGRGKSAALGLAVAGAVVAGYSNIFVTAPSPENLKTLFEFVCKGINALEYKEHLHYDVVKSTDSELKKATVQINVYKQHRQTIQYMKPHEHGKLSQVELLVIDEAAAIPLPIVKSLLGPYLVFLSSTVNGYEGTGRSLSLKLLQQLESQSQISMQSTDGPKSGRLFKKIELNESIRYASGDPIESWLNSLLCLDVAKSIPNISRLPNPRECDLYYVNRDTLFSYHKESEMFLQRMMALYVASHYKNSPNDLQLMADAPAHQLFVLLGPIDESKYQLPDILCVVQVCLEGQISRKSSMKSLSEGRQPFGDQIPWKFCEQFQDDVFPSLSGARIVRIAVHPNALGLGYGSTAVELLTRYYEGQMTKFAEVDEEKEEPKINVTEAAEKVSLLEENIKPRANLPPLLVHLHERPPEKLHYLGVSFGLTYDLFRFWRKHNFYPFYVGHIPSAVTGEHTCMVLKPLNNDEIEVSESTYCGFLAPFHQDFRQRFMRLLGTTFRTLDSKLARSILESKPGSTNHEPRSADMDGNFKKLRDLLSPYDMKRLEAYTSNRADYHTILDLMPTLAHQYFQEKLPVTLSPSQASVLFCMGLQNKDFSSLKVEIAPEHETLDADLKAVVRKVMEKIKTYNEGNVNPEYLEQYAIVHREGDYEEAFQNEGKASSSGTLSAKSNRRKRDRPGKHKEMVKAKRKENDSDRGKLKKQKS; from the exons ATGAGGAAGAAGGTGGACGATCGCATCCGAACCCTAATCGAGAATGGCGTCAAGCTCAGGCACCGCTCCATGTTCATCATCGTCGGCGACAAGTCCCGCGACCAG ATTGTGAATCTCAACTACATGCGCAGCAAGGCGGTTGTAAAATCTCGCCCTACAGTACTATGGTGCTATAAGGAGAAGCTTGAGATCAGCAG TCACAAGAAGAAACGAGCAAAGCAGATAAAGAAGCTGATGCAGCGAGGACTGATGGACCCTGAAAAAGCAGAtcccttttccctttttctGGAAACTGCTGATATAAAATATTGCTTGTATAGAGAATCAGAGAGAATTCTTGGAAATACATTTGGCATGTGCATCCTCCAG GACTTTGAGGCATTGACACCCAATCTCCTAGCAAGAACTATTGAGACTGTCGAGGGTGGTGGTTTGATAGTGCTCTTGCTTcgttctctttcttctcttacTAGTCTGTACACCATGGTCATG GATGTGCATGAGAGGTTTCGAACAGAGTCTCATTCGCAGGCTGCTACAAGGTTTAACGAGAGGTTCTTACTATCTATTGCGACATGCAAGGCCTGTGTTGTAATGGATGATGAGCTTAACATATTACCAATATCATCCCATATAAGATCAATTAAACCTGTATCAGTCATGGAG GATCCTGAGGGGTTATCTGAAGGGGAGCGGGAATTGAAGGATCTAAAGGAACAATTCCGTGAGGATTTCCCAGTTGGCCCTTTAATTGGAAAGTGTTGCACTTTGGATCAG GGGAAAGCTGTGATTGATTTTCTTGAAGCTATTTTGGATAGAACACTACGGAACACTGTTGCCTTAATTGCTGCTCGTGGGCGTGGGAAATCAGCTGCTCTGGGTCTAGCTGTTGCAGGAGCTGTTGTTGCAGG gtATTCGAATATTTTTGTAACTGCTCCCAGCCCAGAAAATCTCAAAACTCTATTTGAGTTTGTCTGCAAGGGAATTAATGCTTTGGAATACAAG GAGCATTTGCATTATGATGTGGTGAAGAGCACTGATTCAGAACTGAAGAAAGCAACGGTTCAAATAAATGTCTACAAACAACATCGCCAAACAATCCAG tatatgaaGCCGCATGAGCATGGAAAGCTTTCTCAAGTTGAGCTCCTTGTTATTGATGAAGCTGCAGCTATTCCATTGCCTATTGTAAAGTCCTTACTTGGACCATATCTGGTCTTCCTCTCATCAACTGTCAATGG CTATGAAGGGACGGGACGCTCCTTGTCTCTGAAGCTTCTCCAACAATTGGAATCACAAAGTCAGATATCTATGCAAAGTACCGATGGCCCCAAATCTG GTAGGCTCTTCAAGAAGATTGAATTGAATGAATCTATTAGATATGCCTCTGGCGATCCAATAGAGTCCTGGCTTAATAGTTTACTATGCTTGGATGTTGCCAAATCCATTCCAAATATTAGTAG ACTGCCTAATCCAAGAGAATGTGATCTCTACTATGTCAACCGAGATACACTTTTCTCATACCACAAAGAGAGTGAGATGTTTTTGCAG CGAATGATGGCTCTTTATGTTGCCTCGCACTACAAAAATTCACCGAATGATTTGCAGTTGATGGCTGATGCACCAGCCCACCAGCTGTTTGTATTGCTAG GTCCCATTGATGAGTCAAAATATCAGCTCCCAGATATTTTGTGTGTTGTTCAG GTTTGTCTTGAAGGACAAATATCACGAAAATCCTCTATGAAAAGTTTAAGTGAGGGTCGTCAACCTTTTGGTGACCAAATACCGTGGAAATTTTGTGAACAATTCCAAGATGATGTATTTCCAAGTCTTTCTGGAGCTCGAATAGTGCGAATTGCTGTCCATCCTAATGCCTTGGGG CTTGGATATGGCTCAACTGCTGTGGAGCTCTTAACAAG GTACTATGAGGGCCAAATGACGAAATTTGCGGAAGTTGATGAGGAGAAGGAAGAACCTAAAATTAATGTCACTGAAGCTGCAGAAAAG GTCTCTTTACTGGAAGAGAATATAAAGCCCAGAGCAaaccttcctcctcttcttgtGCATCTTCATGAACGCCCTCCTGAAAAGCTCCACTACCTTGGTGTTTCTTTTGGATTAACATATGATCTCTTTCGGTTTTGGAGGAAGCATAATTTTTATCCATTCTATGTTGGCCATATTCCA AGTGCTGTGACTGGTGAGCATACTTGCATGGTCCTGAAGCCATTGAATAACGATGAAATCGAAGTTAGTGAATCAACTTATTGTGGGTTTCTAGCTCCGTTTCATCAAG ATTTCAGACAAAGATTTATGCGGCTTCTGGGCACTACTTTTCGCACGCTTGATTCTAAACTTGCAAGGAG CATTTTGGAATCAAAGCCAGGTTCTACAAACCACGAACCCAGATCGGCTGACATGGATGGTAATTTTAAGAAACTGCGGGACCTATTGTCCCCGTATGACATGAAACGACTAGAGGCATATACCAGCAACCGTGCCGATTATCATACA ATTCTTGATCTTATGCCCACTCTAGCACATCAGTATTTCCAAGAAAAGCTTCCTGTAACATTATCGCCGTCCCAAGCCTCAGTTTTATTCTGCATGGGTCTGCAAAACAAAGACTTTTCTTCTCTCAAG GTTGAAATTGCCCCTGAACATGAGACGTTGGATGCAGATCTCAAGGCAGTAGTAAGGAAAGTAATG gaaaagataaaaacatataATGAAGGTAATGTGAATCCGGAATACCTGGAGCAATATGCAATTGTACATAGAGAAGGTGACTATGAGGAGGCTTTTCAAAATGAAGGAAAGGCATCCTCAAGTGGGACACTTAGTGCGAAATCCAACAGGAGAAAGAGGGATCGAccaggaaagcataaggaaatggTTAAAgccaaaaggaaagaaaatgacAGTGACAGAGGGAAATTGAAGAAACAGAAATCCTGA
- the LOC109722351 gene encoding uncharacterized protein LOC109722351: protein MLIRCCICIPGAIPPRNSFIPSHSSPPPPPPFLSLARLSSRSGTRALVLSAKSQATRRSKTTAEPEAAEAELVPEEDGGGGEVFEGEGSFPFAEGTSGDDEGDGDRGDEGVAYSSGYRGGRDEKDYDRDPELAEILGSCFDDPQKAQARVEERIRRKRGKILHAKTGSATPMEVIFNKFGFSNSYIWFEFYHAPLPKDISLICDTIRSWHIVGRLGGCNSMNMQLSQSPLDSKRPSYDAIQGANVTPTTFYNIGDLEIQDNLARIWVDIGTTEPLLLDVLINALTCISSDYVGIRQVMFGGSEFKNWKDNLTSEDAGFSTHRI, encoded by the exons atgcttatcCGCTGTTGTATCTGCATTCCCGGCGCTATTCCTCCTCGGAATAGCTTTATCCCGTCTcactcctctcctcctccacctccaccgTTCCTCTCTCTTGCTCGCCTCTCCTCTCGATCGGGAACCCGCGCCCTCGTCCTCTCCGCTAAATCCCAAGCGACGAGGCGAAGCAAAACCACAGCGGAGCCCGAAGCAGCCGAAGCCGAATTAGTACcggaagaagatggaggaggaggcgagGTATTCGAAGGGGAAGGGTCGTTCCCTTTCGCCGAGGGAACGAGCGGAGATGATGAGGGGGATGGCGATAGAGGCGACGAGGGTGTCGCCTATTCGAGTGGGTATAGAGGTGGAAGAGACGAGAAGGACTACGACAGAGATCCTGAGCTCGCGGAGATATTGGGTAGCTGCTTCGATGATCCTCAGAAGGCCCAAGCTCGA GTGGAGGAGAGGATAAGGAGGAAGAGGGGGAAGATACTGCACGCAAAAACTGGATCTGCGACCCCCATGGAAGTTATATTCAACAA ATTCGGCTTTTCAAATTCCTATATATGGTTTGAGTTCTACCATGCCCCTTTGCCGAAAGATATTTCCTTAATATGTGAT ACTATTCGATCCTGGCACATTGTTGGGCGGCTTGGTGGGTGCAATTCCATGAACATGCAG TTATCACAGTCACCTTTGGATAGCAAAAGACCATCTTATGACGCTATCCAAGGAGCAAATGTAACACCAACAACATTTTATAACATTGGGGATCTTGAGATTCAAGACAATCTAGCTCGTATATG GGTAGACATTGGTACAACTGAGCCACTGCTGTTGGATGTGCTTATTAATGCCTTAACTTGCATAAGTTCAGA CTATGTAGGGATCAGACAAGTAATGTTCGGAGGGTCGGAATTCAAGAACTGGAAGGACAACTTGACATCAGAAGATGCTGGTTTTAGTACTCATAGGATCTAA